A genome region from Vibrio tapetis subsp. tapetis includes the following:
- a CDS encoding glycosidase, which yields MKRTLILTALLSATLMGCASTSEEATTAQIASGPFADCNLPTVEERGPIRPSLYVVGTFAEGQWMHNENHQMAHKGDGIYQVVSQETAGNVSLQFATMSWNPQYTAAGMEMTVGYEKQLKRGGFAKNTVVNIPEDGKYLWSIEISKDKKPVRALVMKCQ from the coding sequence ATGAAACGTACATTAATTTTAACGGCTCTTTTATCTGCAACATTAATGGGTTGCGCTAGCACCAGTGAAGAAGCAACGACAGCACAAATTGCGTCAGGCCCATTTGCTGACTGTAACTTGCCAACGGTTGAAGAACGCGGGCCAATTCGCCCTTCTTTATACGTCGTAGGCACCTTCGCCGAAGGCCAGTGGATGCACAATGAAAACCACCAAATGGCGCACAAAGGCGACGGTATTTACCAAGTTGTCAGCCAAGAAACAGCCGGTAACGTAAGCCTGCAATTCGCGACAATGAGTTGGAACCCTCAATACACCGCAGCGGGAATGGAAATGACCGTCGGTTATGAAAAACAACTCAAGCGCGGTGGTTTCGCTAAGAACACCGTGGTCAACATTCCAGAAGACGGAAAATACCTTTGGAGCATTGAAATCTCTAAAGACAAAAAACCCGTACGAGCACTCGTAATGAAGTGCCAGTAA
- a CDS encoding alpha-amylase family glycosyl hydrolase has product MKKTTILCTAILASLAASASMANVVDTNSVLASASQAQASETFLDFRQETIYFVFLDRFSDGDSANNTGNNPATYDPNNLKKYVGGDIRGLINKLPYLKSMGVTAIWITPPVDNADNTDKHGGAGYHGYWGRDFFRVDEHLGTMDDFKELTAKMHSSEYNMKMVLDYAPNHSSGNDENEYGALYRDGQYITNYQTDVAAGTDWYHHNGGVTDWTDWNQVRNYNLFNLSDFNQANPAVYKYLLDGSKFWIDAGVDAIRIDAIKHMDKAFIQKWTTDIYDYSKTIGREGFYFFGEWFGASANTTEGIDGYAIDYANTSGSALLDFGYRDTMERLLTNRPGNTMQTLNDYLVKRSNVFSSDDWQVVFLDNHDMARISTALRSNASTFGPGNSEQGGNQSADFAKKRVELGLVVTMTVRGIPAIYYGTEQYAANFTTNAFGQVGSDPYNREKMPSFDETTEAFGIIKALADLRKVSPAIQKGSYTQRWVNDDILVYERKSGNDVVVVAVNKGNNQSINVANLGLANGSYTSLVGSDVVSVTSGAATLHLDQNESIVLHAKGSDETNLVDVTFTCNNGQTSFGQSVYAVGNQTQLGSWLPAGAIKLTPTNYPSWQATISVPSAANIEWKCLKRSEANPTASVEWQSGANNTFNSSQVTSSTGAF; this is encoded by the coding sequence ATGAAAAAAACAACCATATTATGCACCGCGATACTGGCCTCTTTGGCCGCGAGTGCATCAATGGCAAATGTTGTAGATACGAACTCGGTCTTGGCTTCAGCAAGTCAAGCTCAAGCCAGTGAGACATTTTTAGACTTCCGACAAGAGACAATCTACTTTGTTTTTTTAGATCGTTTTAGTGATGGTGATTCCGCGAACAACACAGGTAATAACCCTGCAACTTATGACCCCAACAACCTCAAGAAATACGTTGGTGGAGACATCCGTGGCCTTATTAATAAACTGCCATACCTAAAGTCGATGGGCGTAACCGCTATTTGGATTACTCCACCCGTTGATAACGCAGACAACACAGATAAACACGGCGGCGCCGGATACCATGGTTATTGGGGGCGCGACTTTTTCCGCGTAGACGAGCACCTTGGCACAATGGATGACTTCAAAGAGCTCACCGCTAAGATGCACAGTTCTGAGTACAACATGAAAATGGTCTTGGACTACGCACCTAACCATTCTAGTGGTAATGATGAAAACGAATACGGCGCTCTATATCGCGATGGACAATACATAACGAACTATCAAACAGACGTTGCTGCTGGTACTGACTGGTATCACCACAACGGTGGCGTTACTGACTGGACTGACTGGAATCAAGTCCGTAACTACAACTTATTTAACTTATCGGATTTCAATCAAGCAAACCCGGCCGTTTATAAGTATCTATTAGACGGTTCCAAGTTTTGGATAGATGCCGGTGTCGATGCAATTCGAATCGATGCAATTAAACATATGGATAAAGCGTTCATCCAGAAATGGACAACCGACATTTACGATTACTCAAAAACAATCGGCCGCGAAGGATTCTACTTCTTTGGTGAGTGGTTCGGAGCCAGTGCTAATACAACGGAAGGGATCGATGGTTACGCGATTGATTACGCAAACACTTCAGGTTCTGCCCTTCTCGATTTTGGTTACCGAGATACGATGGAGCGTCTGCTTACTAATCGTCCGGGTAATACGATGCAGACCCTTAACGACTATTTAGTAAAACGTTCAAACGTATTTAGCAGTGATGATTGGCAAGTGGTCTTTTTGGATAACCACGACATGGCGCGAATCTCGACCGCATTGCGCTCAAACGCAAGTACTTTTGGCCCTGGCAATAGTGAACAAGGGGGTAATCAGTCTGCTGATTTTGCTAAAAAGCGTGTCGAGTTGGGCTTAGTCGTCACTATGACCGTCCGAGGGATCCCAGCCATCTACTATGGTACTGAACAATATGCGGCAAACTTTACCACGAACGCATTTGGCCAAGTGGGAAGTGACCCTTACAACCGTGAAAAAATGCCAAGTTTTGATGAAACCACCGAAGCATTTGGAATCATTAAAGCGCTAGCCGATCTACGAAAAGTCAGCCCTGCCATTCAAAAAGGCAGCTATACGCAACGTTGGGTTAATGACGATATCCTTGTTTATGAACGTAAATCAGGAAATGACGTCGTTGTCGTTGCTGTTAATAAAGGCAACAATCAGTCAATTAATGTCGCAAACCTTGGCTTAGCGAATGGCTCTTACACCAGTTTGGTAGGTAGTGATGTTGTCTCGGTAACATCTGGCGCAGCAACACTTCATTTAGACCAAAATGAATCTATTGTTTTACACGCTAAAGGCAGTGATGAAACCAATCTTGTTGATGTGACCTTCACATGTAACAACGGCCAGACTTCATTCGGGCAAAGCGTTTACGCAGTGGGTAATCAAACTCAATTAGGCAGTTGGTTGCCAGCAGGTGCCATTAAACTCACACCGACAAACTACCCTTCT
- a CDS encoding UDP-3-O-(3-hydroxymyristoyl)glucosamine N-acyltransferase yields MIKVSELAAIIGGEIVGDGVNEISFIRPIRSHEKGGLAIVFAKKDLKAISETFADVIIGPKDVLKSDAKVKIVIEQLDTEKLNHLLKLYKVHKYQLFDQGNTSESPDVYVGKHCTIGEHCHFMPGVKIMNGVTIGNNVAIHANTVIKEGTIIGNNVTIDSNNSIGNFSFEYMAGKRNRYERVESVGRVIIEDDVEIGCNNTIDRGTLGDTIIGQGTKIDNLVQIGHDCHIGKHCLLVSQAGFAGHTILEDNVIVHGQAGTAGNLTIGKNSVVKAKSGVSHSFPENSDLFGYPAKDARAYYKNLAALNRLTLSHDKAKQQNKSNPTTEETAAQARKGLFANLFK; encoded by the coding sequence ATGATTAAAGTTTCGGAACTTGCCGCTATTATCGGGGGAGAAATAGTTGGAGATGGCGTAAATGAAATTTCATTTATTCGCCCTATTCGTAGCCACGAAAAAGGTGGCTTAGCGATCGTATTCGCTAAGAAAGATCTTAAGGCAATTTCCGAAACTTTCGCTGATGTCATCATCGGCCCAAAAGATGTATTAAAAAGTGACGCAAAAGTAAAAATCGTCATCGAACAATTAGACACAGAAAAGCTAAACCACTTATTAAAACTGTACAAGGTTCATAAGTATCAGCTTTTCGATCAAGGAAACACCTCAGAATCACCTGACGTCTATGTAGGTAAGCACTGCACCATTGGTGAACATTGCCATTTCATGCCTGGTGTAAAAATCATGAATGGCGTAACCATTGGCAATAACGTGGCTATCCATGCCAATACCGTCATTAAAGAAGGCACCATCATTGGCAACAACGTCACCATCGATTCAAACAACTCTATTGGTAACTTTAGCTTTGAATACATGGCCGGAAAACGTAACCGATACGAACGAGTAGAAAGTGTCGGCCGAGTGATCATCGAAGACGATGTGGAAATTGGCTGCAATAACACCATCGACCGAGGCACCCTTGGCGACACCATTATTGGCCAAGGCACTAAAATCGATAACCTAGTGCAAATTGGCCATGACTGCCACATCGGCAAACACTGTTTACTCGTGTCTCAAGCAGGGTTTGCAGGCCATACCATCTTAGAAGATAACGTGATTGTTCATGGGCAAGCAGGCACGGCGGGCAACTTAACCATAGGCAAGAACTCGGTGGTTAAAGCTAAATCTGGCGTCAGTCACTCATTCCCAGAAAACAGCGATCTATTTGGTTATCCAGCAAAAGATGCGCGCGCTTATTACAAGAATTTAGCGGCACTAAACCGCTTAACTCTGAGCCATGATAAAGCAAAGCAACAGAACAAGAGTAACCCGACCACCGAAGAAACAGCCGCGCAGGCGCGCAAAGGGCTGTTCGCCAACTTATTCAAATAA
- a CDS encoding ABC transporter ATP-binding protein, which translates to MATVSLRKVEKQYENGFKAVHGIDLDIKDGEFMVFVGPSGCAKSTTLRMIAGLEDISGGEVFIGNQIVNTLPPKDRGIAMVFQNYALYPHKTVFDNMAFGLKMQKKSKEEIKQRVEEAAEKLEITDLLDRKPKEMSGGQRQRVAVGRAIVRKPEVFLFDEPLSNLDAKLRVSMRVKIAQLHQSLKEEGNPATMIYVTHDQTEALTLGDRICVLNQGKIMQVDTPSNLYNRPENKFVASFIGSPAMNLVDTVLRQSGEDTFVEIAPDVRMYIPLDKQTKLQDFINKPVCFGIRPEHISLAEEGDSFNAFEGELTVVENMGNEKYLYFKIGGKELIARVNNQDITTSDIGKKFRFNLNTEFCHIFDFISEQNLTI; encoded by the coding sequence ATGGCAACGGTAAGCCTACGCAAAGTAGAAAAACAATATGAGAACGGTTTTAAAGCGGTTCACGGCATTGACCTAGATATCAAAGATGGCGAATTCATGGTTTTCGTTGGGCCATCAGGCTGTGCAAAATCCACGACTCTACGCATGATTGCAGGCCTTGAAGACATCAGTGGCGGCGAAGTGTTTATCGGTAATCAAATCGTTAATACACTTCCTCCCAAAGATCGTGGTATCGCGATGGTATTTCAAAACTATGCCTTGTACCCACATAAAACCGTATTCGACAACATGGCATTTGGCCTAAAAATGCAGAAAAAGTCGAAAGAAGAAATCAAGCAGCGTGTTGAAGAAGCCGCTGAAAAACTTGAAATAACGGACTTACTGGATAGAAAGCCAAAAGAGATGTCTGGCGGGCAACGTCAACGAGTCGCGGTTGGTCGCGCTATTGTGCGTAAGCCAGAAGTCTTTCTTTTCGATGAGCCTTTATCTAATTTGGATGCAAAGCTGCGTGTATCAATGCGAGTTAAAATCGCTCAACTCCACCAGTCTCTCAAAGAGGAAGGCAATCCAGCGACCATGATCTACGTAACCCATGATCAGACGGAAGCCTTAACCCTTGGCGATCGAATTTGCGTGCTAAACCAAGGCAAAATCATGCAAGTCGACACGCCATCTAATTTATATAACCGCCCTGAAAACAAATTTGTCGCCAGTTTCATTGGTTCTCCTGCCATGAACTTGGTCGACACCGTTTTACGTCAATCTGGCGAGGACACGTTTGTTGAAATTGCGCCCGATGTGCGCATGTACATTCCACTCGATAAGCAAACCAAACTGCAAGACTTTATTAATAAGCCCGTCTGTTTTGGTATTCGCCCTGAACATATCTCTTTGGCAGAAGAAGGCGACTCATTCAATGCATTTGAAGGCGAATTAACGGTTGTTGAGAATATGGGTAACGAGAAATATCTTTACTTCAAAATTGGCGGAAAAGAGCTGATCGCCAGAGTGAACAACCAAGATATCACCACCTCAGATATTGGTAAGAAATTCCGATTTAATCTAAATACGGAGTTTTGCCACATATTTGATTTTATATCAGAACAGAACCTTACGATTTAA